From a region of the Brachionichthys hirsutus isolate HB-005 chromosome 9, CSIRO-AGI_Bhir_v1, whole genome shotgun sequence genome:
- the tbc1d23 gene encoding TBC1 domain family member 23: MADAVDEALQGSWDQDLAEALDYGGSDMEMEDSAQHRAKMWKIALNVSGKGDSLSPWDGVLDLPEQTLIHNRSQQLIDQLGVSEEEKSNVLSDVEAVITFYCKSRNISFTPDLGWPHLLRPLLGLKLPRSDLYNCFYTFMNKYIPRDCVTNGRPFHLFRLLLQYHEPELCSFLDTRKITPDSYAINWMGSLFSSHCLPEVTQALWDFYLPQADPFLIFFLMLIILVNAKESILAQEAASKEEIIKMLEASPSLLETEDIEDLFSLAQYYQSKTPLSLRKMNQNLFGSSLVALKEEDTDLSQALCLPVSVPEILQANQLQQDGVRFFVVDCRPAEQYNSGHLSTAFHLDSDLMLQNPSEFALSVKSLLEAQKQSLESGSIASGEHLCFMGSGREEEDMYMNMVLAHFLQKNKEYVSIAKGGFMALQQHLVDMNVEGLDSSYIHWIVSTSGSHSSLSSADGESLSGAADGKGVKSLVNKMTFALKSKSVNVKEKMISFIENSSTPVERISFNLPWPEKGAPDRHVSSSDRVGKPYRGVKPVFSIADEEEYDTDEIDSSSMSDEDRKEVVNVQTWIHKPDVKHHIPCNEVKETGHMFPSHLLITATHMYCLREIASRRGFAYIQSRQALSSVVKITSKKKHPELITFKFGSNNSAGVEISAVERYLIPDAGDATKVIKQQIMKVLDALESS; encoded by the exons ATGGCGGATGCCGTAGACGAAGCACTTCAGGGGAGCTG GGACCAGGATCTAGCTGAGGCTTTAGACTACGGTGGCTCGGACATGGAGATGGAGGATTCAGCTCAACACAGGGCCAAAATGTGGAAG ATTGCCCTAAATGTCTCTGGTAAAGGAGACAGCCTGTCTCCGTGGGACGGCGTCCTCGATTTACCAGAACAAACCCTCATTCACAACCGCAGTCAACAGCTGATTG ACCAGCTGGGGGTGTCGGAGGAAGAGAAGAGTAATGTGTTATCCGATGTTGAGGCAGTCATCACATTCTACTGCAAGTCCCGGAATATTTCCTTCACTCCGGACCTGGGCTGGCCTCACCTGCTGAGGCCGCTGCTGGGGCTGAAGCTGCCCCGCAGCGACCTCTACAACTGCTTCTACACTTTCATGAACAAATACATCCCCAG GGACTGTGTGACAAACGGTCGGCCGTTCCACCTGTTCAGActgctgctgcagtaccacGAGCCAGAGCTCTGCTCCTTCTTGGACACCAGAAAGATCACCCCGGACTCCTATGCCATCAACTgg ATGGGCAGTCTGTTTTCCAGCCACTGCCTTCCTGAAGTTACCCAGGCCCTGTGGGACTTCTACCTCCCACAGGCTGACCCCTTCCTCATCTTTTTCCTCATGCTCATCATCCTCGTCAATGCCAA AGAGAGTATCCTTGCACAAGAAGCAGCCAGCAAAGAGGAAATCATCA AAATGTTGGAAGCATCGCCTTCTCTCTTGGAGACAGAGGACATTGAAGATTTGTTTTCTCTGGCTCAATATTACCAGAGCAAGACCCCTTTGTCACTGCGAAAG ATGAACCAAAATCTGTTTGGAAGCAGCCTGGTGGCGCTGAAAGAGGAGGACACGGACCTGAGCCAGGCACTCTGCCTCCCGGTGTCTGTCCCTGAGATCCTGCAGGCCaaccagctgcagcag GATGGGGTCCGTTTCTTCGTGGTGGATTGTCGGCCTGCGGAGCAGTACAACTCTGGCCACCTCTCTACTGCTTTCCATCTGGACTCTGACCTG atgctgcagaaccCGTCTGAGTTTGCCCTCTCGGTGAAGTCCCTCCTGGAGGCTCAGAAGCAGTCCCTGGAGTCCGGATCCATCGCCAGCGGGGAGCACCTGTGCTTCATGGGCAgcggaagggaggaggaggacatgtaCATGAACATGGTGCTGGCACATTTCCTGCAG AAAAACAAGGAATATGTCAGCATCGCTAAAGGAGGTTTCATGG ctctgcagcagcatctcGTCGACATGAACGTTGAGGGTCTCGACTCGTCTTACATCCACTGGATCGTCAGCACGTCGGGATCTCACAGCAGCCTCAGCTCTGCCGAT GGTGAGTCGCTAAGTGGCGCTGCAGACGGCAAAGGTGTCAAGTCCCTGGTCAACAAAATGACATTTGCTCTCAAGTCCAAGTCGGTAAACGTGAAGGAGAAGATGATCAGCTTCATCGAGAATTCCTCCACTCCTGTGGAACG AATATCTTTCAATCTGCCCTGGCCAGAGAAGGGGGCTCCAGATCG GCACGTGAGCAGCAGCGACCGGGTTGGCAAACCTTACCGTGGGGTGAAGCCTGTTTTCAGTATCGCTGATGAAGAAGAGTACGatactg ATGAGATTGACAGCTCCTCCATGTCGGACGAGGACAGAAAGGAGGTTGTCAACGTTCAGACTTGGATACACAAGCCAGATGTGAAGCATCACATTCCATGTAATGAGGTGAAAGAAACTGGACACATGTTCCCCAG CCACTTGTTGATCACAGCGACACACATGTACTGTCTGCGGGAGATCGCCTCGAGGAGAGGCTTCGCCTACATCCAGTCCAGGCAGGCGCTGAGCTCCGTGGTGAAGATCACGTCCAAAAAAAAGCACCCGGAGCTGATCACCTTCAAGTTCGGCAGCAACAACTCAGCTGGAGTGGAGATATCGGCAGTGGAGAG ATATTTGATACCCGATGCAGGCGATGCCACTAAGGTCATTAAGCAGCAGATCATGAAAGTCCTCGACGCTCTGGAGAGCTCGTAA